The following DNA comes from Terriglobia bacterium.
CCTCGGTGGAGGCGCTCGCCGCGCGCGTGCAGCAAAGCTTCGGCCGCACCGACATCCTGGTCAACAACGCCGGCGTCGGCGATTTCAGCCGCCCTCTGCATCAGCTTCCGCCCGACGACTGGGAGCGCATCCTCAACACCAATCTGCGTGGCGCGTTCTACGCCATTCGCTGCTTCGCGCCCATGATGATCAGCGCCGGCCGCGGCGACATCGTCAACATCTCCTCCATCGCCAGCAAAAACCCGCTGCCCAACGGCGCCGCCTACGCGGCTTCGAAGTGGGGCTTGAACGGCCTGAGCTACTCCGTGGCCGAAGAACTTCGCCGCTATAACATCCGTGTGAGCGTGGTTTGTCCCGGCAGCACGCAATCGGAACTCGGCCCACACGCCGGCAAGGACCCGCTCAAAATGTTGCGTCCCGCCGACGTCGCCCACGTGGTGGCGATGCTGGTTACACAGGCGCCGCAGTCTTTCGCCAGCGAAGTCGTTCTGCGGCCGACGCAGAAACCGTGATCAAGACAGGGAAATTAAGAATTCAGAAGTCAGAACAACATCCGCCGCGAAGGTCTTACCATTCTGCATTCTGACTTCTTAATTCTTCATTCTCACGGCCATGGCCGCTTGCCGCTTGCCGCTGACTGCCACGAGTGCTAACATCGCCAGTTTCAGGAAATGTTTGGGAGGATTTTATGTCCGATAGAGACGGAAACGGCTTTCTCTGGTTCCTGGCCGGTTTGGGGATCGGCGCCGCGATTGGTGTTCTTTATGCTCCGGCCTCCGGCCGCGAAACCCGCGAAACTCTCGCCAGCAAGGCGGAAGAGGGACGGAACCGTGTCGTTGAGCGCGCCCAGCGCGCCCGCGAACAGGCCAGTGAGTGGGTAGAAAAAGGCCGCGACGTCGTCAGCCAGCAGAAGGAGCAGTTCAAGTCCGCCTACGACGCCGGCCGGCAGGCATATCGCGAGGCCACCGAGGGCGAAGGGAAAAGCGTCTAGCGCGCCCGCCGACGATTATGGAGACGCGCTTTACAGTTCTGCTCATTGAAATCGGCGTGGCTCTGGCGTTGCAGATCGGTATCCTGCTCGCCATTCTGTTCACCGTGAAGAAGAGCTCCGCGCGCATGCAGGCGCTGGCCGAAGAGGTCCAGCGCCGTGCCCTGCCCACACTGGACGCAGCCCAGTCGCTGCTGACCACCACCAAGCCCAAGATTGAGGAGTTGATCGCCAACGCCACTGCCACCACCGCGACCATCAAGGGCCAGGTCGAGCGGCTGGATGCCACGGTCAACGACGTGATTGACCGCACGCGCTTGCACGTCATCCGCGCCGACGAACTGGTCACCCGCACCATGGACCGCGTCGAAGAAACCACCGAACTCGTCCATCACACCGTGATCTCGCCCGTGCGCCAGGTCGCCGGCATTGTGCAGGGCCTGACCGCCGGCCTGGGCACGCTGCTCGGCCGCCGTACCCGCAACCACGCCGGCCAGCCGCAAGACGAGATGTTTATCTAGCGATTTCGCAAAGAAGTTGGAGCGCGCTCGCCCTCGAGCGCGTTTTTTTGGCACGCCTATCGTCGCGTGTGGCACACGCGAACCTCTCTGCAACACTCGGCGCCATGCTCGCGGCTCCGGTGTCGCAACTCGCAACTCCGCTACGGGTTCATTGACAGTACAGAGCTTATGCTCAACAATTGAGCATCCTTCGAGTGAATTCAGGAGAGTTATGCCCGACGAACATGAGGACAAAGGTGTAGATGCAGGCTCCACCGGCAACCTGCTGCGCAATGTGATTTTGGGAGTTGCCATTGTTTACGTAGCGGTCTCGCTCTACTTCATTTTCGATTCGCGCGGCCGCATCGACAGGCTCGAGGCTGCTCAAACCGCCGCCAAGGCGGAGAATGCGCAGCTTCTGAAGCGGCTCGGCATCGCCGAAACCAGTCTCAAGGCGGAGAACCAGGTGCTGGCGGAAAAAGTCGGCTTGACGCAGAAGGAAATCGCCTCGCGTTCGGCCGCTCTTCAGCGCCAACAGAGAGAGGCCGAACAGCGGCTCAGCGAGCAAACCAAGCAGCAGGTGGGCGCGGTCAGCGGGGAAGTCGCCGGTGTCAAGACCGAGCTGGGCGGCGCCAAGAGCGACATCGCCACCACCCGGTCCGATCTGGAGGCGACCAAGTCCAAGCTGGAACGCGTCATGGGCGACCTCAACGTGCAGAGCGGCCTGATTGCTCATACCCGCGACGACCTGGAAACCCTCAAGCACCGCGGCGATCGCAATATCTACGAGTTCTCGCTGCAGAAAGGCGCGCGGCCCACGCCGGTTTCCACGGTGAGCCTGCAACTTAAGAAGGTGGATGGCAAGAAAGGCAAGTACACGCTCAATGTGATGGCCGACGACCGCACGATTGAGAAAAAAGACCGCACGCTGTACGAGCCGCTGCAGTTCTACAGCGGACGCGACCGCTTCCTCTACGAAGTCGTCGTCATGACCGCCGACAAGAACAAGATCTCCGGCTACTTGAGCACGCCCAAAGGCGCGCCGGTTCCAGCCGTCAAGCAGTAGTCAGTGATGTGGCACACACGCCCTGGCGTGTGCCGCTGAGGATCAACCGCAAAGGTCGCCAAGGCCGCCAGGATTATCTCCTTTGCGTTCCTTCGCGTCCTTTGCGGTTTGATGTTTCGCGTTCCTGGCGTACACTCGCGGCCAACTCGCGACTCGCGACTCACAACTCGAAAAATGTATCCAGGCGGCGCAGTCCTCGTTCAAATCGTCCTTCGCACGCTGGTCATCTACCTCGTGGTGCTGCTCGGGGTTCGCCTCAGCGGCAAGCGCGAAGTCGGCCAGATGACTCCCTTTGACCTCACGCTCCTGCTGCTGATCAGCAACTCGGTGCAAAACGCCATGACCGGCCCCGATAATTCGCTGCTCGGCGGCATCGCCGCGGCGGCCACGTTGCTGGTGGTGAATTACCTGGTGGCGGAGGTTTCGGGCTTGAATCGCCGCTTCCGGCGCGTCATCCAGGGATCGCCGACGCTGCTGGTGCATAACGGCCAGGCGATCGAGTCGCACATGGCGCGCGAGCACGTCTCGCACGACGAACTGACGCGCGCCCTTCGCGAGCATGGCATCGGCAACTTGAGCGACGTCGCGCTCGCCGTGCTCGAGGTGGATGGCTCCATCAGTTGCCTCAAGTACGACGACGTCAACCCGGCGGCGCAGCCGCATAAGCGGCTGAAGTTTCTCCACAAAAACCAGTAGGCGCGCTCAATCACCCGACGCGGCCGCGCTCGCCGTGCGATCTGGCGAGGCGGTTCGCATGGCAACCAGCGGCCAGGCGACAAGTACGACTGCCGCCCCCGCCGCCAGCCAGCCGTTGGCGCGGAATAAAGTGTTGGGTTGTTGTAAGAGTTCCGCCGCGGCCATGACCAGGCCGGGCAGCGCAGCGAGCAGGAAGTACGCGAGCGGGTTGAAGCGAACGACCTTCTGCACGCCCAGCCAGACGACACCCAGCAGCACAATCTCGATGAGCAGGCGCTTGGCGAAATCTGCCGGGCTGCCCCAATCGCCCACCAGCGCAAGCGCTGCGCCCAACAGGAGCGCCGAACGCATCCATCGTTGTTGCAGGTGGCACGCGATAAAACCCGCGGCCAGTCCGACCGAGGCCGTCAGTAACAGACCCGCGCTGAGCGCGTGGCCTACCGCATTTCCGGCCGGCACATAGCTGTCGAGGTGCGACGGCAACGCGGCGGCGAGCGAGCGCGTGAGGGTCGGCCACGCTCGCGACGCGACCTCCGCCAGCCGATCCAGTCCCGCCAGGGCCGCGGTTCCGCCTACGCCCACGATCAGAGCGTCGCGATAGTAGCTGGCAGGAAGCCCGCGCCAGCCGCTGAGTTTCTCCTCGCCAAAGGCGCGCGCCAGGAAAAACCATGCCAGCCCGAGGAGGAAGAATGCCGAAGAGTAGCCGAAGAGCACGGCGACAAACAGCGAAACGCCGGTGATCGCCTCGAAGGTGCGCAGCGGAACCGCTGTGGGATAACTGGCCAGGATGTTGGGCAGGCTGTTCAGCGTGACCAAGGCTGTCCCGAACAGCGCGGCCAGGGCCCAAATCGCCAGCCGCCGCCAGGGAACCGACTGCTGCCGGAGGTTCTTGAAGAACA
Coding sequences within:
- a CDS encoding DUF421 domain-containing protein, whose translation is MYPGGAVLVQIVLRTLVIYLVVLLGVRLSGKREVGQMTPFDLTLLLLISNSVQNAMTGPDNSLLGGIAAAATLLVVNYLVAEVSGLNRRFRRVIQGSPTLLVHNGQAIESHMAREHVSHDELTRALREHGIGNLSDVALAVLEVDGSISCLKYDDVNPAAQPHKRLKFLHKNQ
- a CDS encoding YtxH domain-containing protein, whose translation is MSDRDGNGFLWFLAGLGIGAAIGVLYAPASGRETRETLASKAEEGRNRVVERAQRAREQASEWVEKGRDVVSQQKEQFKSAYDAGRQAYREATEGEGKSV
- a CDS encoding SDR family NAD(P)-dependent oxidoreductase, whose amino-acid sequence is MNDGTKPLRDKVAVVTGGGRGIGYAISARLAEMGATTVICGRSPQTLDAAAQQIRSAGGPCEAIVCDVAQLASVEALAARVQQSFGRTDILVNNAGVGDFSRPLHQLPPDDWERILNTNLRGAFYAIRCFAPMMISAGRGDIVNISSIASKNPLPNGAAYAASKWGLNGLSYSVAEELRRYNIRVSVVCPGSTQSELGPHAGKDPLKMLRPADVAHVVAMLVTQAPQSFASEVVLRPTQKP